The Terriglobales bacterium genomic sequence CCTAATGGCAGCACATGCGCGGCGCCAGACTCGCAGCATGCCTGCTTGGTGGACAGCGTAATCGGTTGCTCTGGCGGCTCAAACTGCGTGAAAAGCGGTTACCAGTACAACGTCAACGACAGCCTCACCAGCGGTGGAGTCGTGCTTGGCTTCGAACTGAGCGCGGATCCGACTGCTCCGGGCACTTCAGGTGTTCGTTACTTCTGCTCTGCCAATTCGGACGCCGTTGTGCGGGCCAGCATCACCGGCAGTTCCATCTCGACTGTTGCCGGGTGCCTTAACCCAGCTCAGGCAGCGCCTATTCAATAACAGTTTCGACGATTGTCTGGCGAAGTACCTGGGGGAGGGTACCAGCCGACAGGAGGGAAGTGGCGAAAGCTACTTCCCTTCATTCTCTTTTGGCGTGATTCCTCACCAGTTATCCTCTCGACCATTCTCCGTTTGGCGCGCCTCGTCGTGCCTTGCCACTTCTCGACTATAATCCTGACAAATTTTGTCATTCTGACCGAAATTTGGTGCTACCGTTAAGAACGCTACAGGCAAACCAAGCGGATTCTAATGCAGTTAACACTCTCTCGATTCAAGGTAGGCTTGGAACCAAAGATGCTCGAATGATAGTCAATCCAGCTTTCTGGCAGATGGTCTCTGCCAGGTTAACTGGCAGAACACTTGGAGAGAGGGGTTACACATTTAGATGAAGAAGCAAAAGGGTTTCTCACTTATCGAGTTGCTGATCGTGGTGGCGATCATCCTGATCATCGCGGCGATCGCTATTCCGAACCTGCTGCGCTCGCGTATCGCCGCCAATGAAGCATCGGCGGTGGGATCTATTCGCACACTGAACACGGCGCAGGTCACCTACAACTCCACCTATCCGACGGTGGGATTTTCCAGCACGCTGGCAGCCCTTGGGCCGGGCAGCAACTGCGCTACCCCGACCTCCGCGGGCGCTTGCTTGATTGACAACGTTCTTGGTTGCGCTAGTGCTCCTTGCGTGAAGAGCGGTTATACCTTCAACGTTAACGACGC encodes the following:
- a CDS encoding prepilin-type N-terminal cleavage/methylation domain-containing protein encodes the protein MHRQKGFSLIELLIVVAIILIIAAIAIPNLLRSRIAANEASAVGGLRTLQTAQITYNSSYPTVGFASTLTNLGPNGSTCAAPDSQHACLVDSVIGCSGGSNCVKSGYQYNVNDSLTSGGVVLGFELSADPTAPGTSGVRYFCSANSDAVVRASITGSSISTVAGCLNPAQAAPIQ
- a CDS encoding prepilin-type N-terminal cleavage/methylation domain-containing protein gives rise to the protein MKKQKGFSLIELLIVVAIILIIAAIAIPNLLRSRIAANEASAVGSIRTLNTAQVTYNSTYPTVGFSSTLAALGPGSNCATPTSAGACLIDNVLGCASAPCVKSGYTFNVNDATTTGGIVSAYELNGDPTAPGTSGVRYFCSNADAVVRTAAGSTTTQANCTAATPLQ